The DNA window ccaccttggcctcctcaCGGCTTGGCGCTGTAGGATCAAATCGACCAAGCTtttccgtcttcttccatgCTAGCACAGAGtctgtcttcttctcgtaCTCATCATCGGGCATTACATATTTTTCAACGCCTGAAGTATCGGTGAAGTTAGGCCTGGCTGTAGGTGGGCGGGTATCAACAACCTACGAAATCATGGCGTGTTAGCTTCGTCTCCATGTAGGCCCCCCCCTCCTGCTCTGCCGCCTGCGTCCATCCCCAGCAAATGCATAGAGACGCTCCATGACGGACGGCAGGGGCTCACGCGCCCAGAAGAAACGTTTGGCTGCCCAAAGCCCTCCAAGAGAGGCCCGCTTTGGGACTTAtcagctctcttttttttttttttttctctcttcggGCATTGAGTCAACTGCGAGGCAATTCTCCACCCCACAGAGGCTAGTATGCACAcagaggcagagaaagaagaaggcgaagaggatGGGAGAGACAAGCAAACTGAGGCATCTGCGTTGTGCAGAAGGGCATGGGATCAAACTCCGCATCCCTAGCAGTATGCCCAGCGGCTAATGAAATCGACAACGGTTGACTTACATGCAGCTCTGCATACGGGGCCAGGGGAAAGCTGGACAGTCGGACGgcgtcttcatctgctgcctCGACTGGGATCTTTTCCGAGCCGGCTGATGTTTTGAGACTGAGGATCTGGCATGAAGGGGGGATGCCTGTGACGGGCTCGAGCTTTGTcttgagctggaagatggacCATGAAGGTGTGATGCGGCGCTCGGAGGCGGCGTACTCCGAAATCACCAGAAGAGGGACGTCCGCCATGACGTTTGGGATTGTGTAGGTCGCTCGGCAACAGGGCCGTTTTGAGATTTTCTGACGCTTCTCGCTTATGGGCCAATTGTGGTTGTTGTTTGGAATcagcctctctctcactccccttttttttcgcgACTTCTCACTGCTACCTCCGGACAAACTAGCGGGGTTTTGGCCCCTAGAATTCGCAAACGCGGATGGAGCACGGAGGAATTTGATCGAAGGATGTCGCTAGTAGCCCTGGGAACGGCCGTTGAGAGCAAGCAATATGCTGATGCTCCGGTGGCCAgggagcagagcagagaacGAGAGTGTagagcgaagagaagaagatcgATGAGAGGAGGAAAATATTCTGCTGGCAGTTATATGTCCAGTTTTTTAGGGTACCTGTCGATTTCTCATCAGGCCAATTATTTGTCGGTGCCTACCAAGTTAGCACCTGTCCTATAAAGCAAGAGCCAGGCGCAAATGGCAGAAGGCAGCTACGGTTCGACGCCACAGGAGAAATAGGCGTTAGCGGGCATATGCGGTACCTAACAGCTGACATAGGGGGTCCAGTTACAACGCCGTCCACTGCGGCACGGCGCTGTGCAAGGTATCTGCCGACCGGCAAAGCGTAAGCTGTACTTTCACTGTTTGCCCAGCCCAATACGCGGAAACAAGCCACAGCGACGCACCGCCTTATTTCACAGCGCCACTTTGGGCTTGAAGCGGTACCCGGGCATTAACACCAGCCGCTTCACAGAGGCAATGGTTTGATCTCTATATCCAGCTGGATTGCTTCAAATTGCATTACAAGGCGGTCTGTAACAATGCATATTTCCCATATAGGCTCGACaatctccatggctgctcTGGGTATCAGGTATCAAAGGCGTCTGAACTGAACAGATGCCTAGAACAGGCCTGCTAGGGTCCTGCAGAATCGTTATCCACATTGGACCGTTGGCAAGCAAACGGACGGGACGCCTCCAGGATCCTTGCCACCCGCCTTGAGGGTATCCGCCGCCGGCTAGTATATATGCTATACAAGCATAGGCATGTCATAAATGACCAGATTAACCTGGGTGACCTGTCCTGTGTTTGCATCGGAGCTTTGCCGCAGAGCAACCTTGTTTGGGTGCGTGGTCGTTGTAGCGGGCGTGGAGAGGGTAAGGATCCAAGTGCCCAAATGCCAGGCCCAATCGCAGcgcggccatggctgttATAGGTAGGTATACGAAATAGCAATTAGTACCTAGTACTATACGACCTAGAAGTAAACAGCGGTACTGGCGGCCGATGGAGAAAATGCCGGAACATGCTTTGAAGTCTGTTGAAACTTGAATGTTGAAGCACATGTGGAACAAGCGAGGTCGGCGAGATGTCTTGCAGGCGTAAATGCCTTTGTCAGAGCAATTTAAAGTGTTTGGGCTAATATCCGTCGTCTATAAGGTCTAGGTGCTGCCTATTTGGTATGCGTTCGCATAGGTGGTAGATAAGTGTCATGGCAATGATGGCATCAATTGGTCCGTCGCTGCTCCACAACCCGCATTTGCCAGATCTCTCACGTAACACAGCATTAGATACGACATCTAGATACGACATCCTCTTTTTCGGACCAGATATCCAAGTCATTGCGGCAAAGCCTCCTCTACGCAATCAATATCCAAATCCTACCTATCTCTAGATTTATTGTATCCTGTATTAGAGTATTTCTTGGCGATGAAAAGGCGGGAGATGCGGCTCATTCGCACTGTGAGCAATTGCTGTTCCTGGTCTTTACGTCCTCTCATCAGACCCAGGAAGGAGAAGCCTCAGTATTGACTTATGTCGTGTATAAAATGACAGGGAAAATATGTATGAGACAACTGTGTGAGCCCGAGGCGAGCCCAACGTACGTTGTCAATGGGGCTCTCGCGTCTCTCGCAGCATACGCTTCATTGATTGACGGACAACACTTCCCGTTCCAACGCTGCTGAATGAGATCGGTTGGGATGAAGCACCACTCCCAATGACCCCGGCCAGGCATGAAGACGGAGGCAATGCTACCCTAGCCACGCCTCAATCAACTTCCTCCCAACCTTCGGTGATGCCCCCGTCCATTGAGGGCGTCGTGGCGCCTGGCACCTGACCCAACGCTCACCGCCGCCACGTCACGGCCGTCTATTGCCTGGTTTAAGTGCATCATCCTGCAAGTTCTACATCaagaggggggagaaagaggagacgaaaagctgccaagcagtagcagtagccgCGTGCTAATCTAGTACTCACTTTAGTAGTGGTTCTACAAAGATCCGCTTCTCCAGCCAAGACAGACGTGGAGTTGATATGGAATAgtatctgccttttttttcttcaagctGCGCTACCACCTACTGCTCCGTACTTGTACCAGCACAAGCAAGAGGATCCTCTGCTTATGGAGGCCGAGATTTGGATTGGTTGGTGGATTTGTTAGTAAGTACATGCACTGTTAGGGGTGGCCTTCCCGCACACAACGCTGCACCGGCTGGCTGCCCACGCGATTGGTAAcgggcaaaaaaaaattgctgcATGTCCCGCGATGACAGACAGATGTGAGATGTGATGCCGGGGAACGGATGCTGAAACGACGTCGTCTGACAGGGATGTCTCTGCAGATGGTGTGTCGAGCCAACAAAGTCTCTTGTGGGCTCATCCACTCATGGCATTCGAAT is part of the Trichoderma atroviride chromosome 1, complete sequence genome and encodes:
- a CDS encoding uncharacterized protein (BUSCO:EOG092D4A3U) codes for the protein MADVPLLVISEYAASERRITPSWSIFQLKTKLEPVTGIPPSCQILSLKTSAGSEKIPVEAADEDAVRLSSFPLAPYAELHVVDTRPPTARPNFTDTSGVEKYVMPDDEYEKKTDSVLAWKKTEKLGRFDPTAPSREEAKVAALKEEVAQRGIEVGKRCRVGGEDTRRGEVKYVGDVEEIPGGAGPWVGVHLDEPVGKNDGSILGKRYWGQPSELKHGVFVRPERVEIGDYPALDDLEEMEEI